The Desulfovibrio sp. G11 region AGAGTTACATCCTGACAGCGCTGTGTTTTTTTTCAATAAACAGAAATTTGAGACGAATTTTCTTTATAGACTCTCACTATACAGATATCTGAAAAAATATTATTTTTCTTATGTTTTATGCAATCTTAGGTGGAAGCCAAGATACATCACGGACCGATTGATGTTGGTCATAAGTGGACGAAACAAGGCTATTGCCGCTCATGAAAATAGTGACCATGCTCAGAAGGTATTGTTCCAACAATGGTGTACTAAGAAAAAAATGAACTGTGTAGACGTCAGTGATATTCGCAGTGAATTTCGAAGAATCCCCCAATTTTATAAACATGTCTTTGGCAAAATCATAGAGACACCCCCCCGACGAACTGTTTTTCATCGGTCAGCTTGTTTAGCATCTCGATACGTTCGTGGTAATTACATAGTACTGCATGTCGGCAATGCAGATGTACGACGACGCTGGGGGGTCGAAAAATTTTCACAAGTTGGAGAATATTTTGCCAATAAAGGGTATCAAATACTTATTGTTGGCGGCTATTGCGAGCGGGACCTAATTGACGCGTTTGATCAAAAATTTAAAATTTTAATCGACCAGTTACATCTCGCGGTTTCAAGTTCAAAGTGCAACACCCAGTCCTTGGGTATTGGCGTCTTCTAAAAAAACTTCATAGGGTGTCTTAAACCCAAGGCATTTTCTAGGCCGCCAGTTCAAGCGGCACATTGCCGCTATGATCTCATCTTGCGTGACCGATGCCAAGCTTACCCCCTTGGGGAAGTATTGGCGTAGAAGGCCATTGGAGTTCTCGTTCAAGCCACGCTCCCACGAATGGTAGGGGTGCGCAAAAAATCCCTGAGCCTCGAGTGTAGCTGACACATCGGCATGGTAGCTGAACTCCTTGCCGTTATCATAGGTAATAGTCTGAACAAAGTCCTTAATGGGTGTCAAGAGTCCTTCAATGACCCGCCTTACTTCGCTGGCGCTTTTGTTGGGAGCCTTGCCAAACAGGAAAAGACGACTTTTACGCTCTGCAAGTGTCACCAAAACGGGGCCTCCTTTACTGCCTTCAACGGTATCAGCCTCCCAATCACCAAGGCGTGAGCGCTCGGCAACAATGGACGGGCGTATGTCTATGCTGATACGCCCCTTGATTTGACCTCGTCTGTCGGGTTTGCCATATCGTCGTTTGCGTTTGCGCTGGCAGCGCAAATGGCTGTGCAGCGTTCCTCCTCGTTTTTTGTCCGCCAGAATGTACTGGTAAATCCATTCATGACTGAGGGCAAAACCTTTGCGTTTGAGAACTCCAGAGATTTGCTCCGGACTGAAGTCCTGGTGCAGACACTGTTCAACATACGTCCATACCTCAAGGCCAATGCGCTTCTTCCCTTTACTGGTCTGCCTTTTCTGACTGCGCTTGTGTGCCTGCCTGTAGCGGTAGCCACGCGCCCCGGTATTTCGCGCAAGTTCGCGGCTTACAGTTGAGACGCTACGGCCTATCGCTTTGGCTATGGCCCTCAGTGACGTTCCACTTTTCACTGCCTGGCAGATGTAGTACCGTTCTTCCCTGGCAAGGTGTGCATAGCCCATACGCCCCTCAATCTTTGGTTGGATGGAGAGGCTAAAGTGCTATACCACCTTGCCTTTTCATTCAACCTTGAGGGTGTTGCACTTGCAAG contains the following coding sequences:
- a CDS encoding IS30 family transposase — protein: MGYAHLAREERYYICQAVKSGTSLRAIAKAIGRSVSTVSRELARNTGARGYRYRQAHKRSQKRQTSKGKKRIGLEVWTYVEQCLHQDFSPEQISGVLKRKGFALSHEWIYQYILADKKRGGTLHSHLRCQRKRKRRYGKPDRRGQIKGRISIDIRPSIVAERSRLGDWEADTVEGSKGGPVLVTLAERKSRLFLFGKAPNKSASEVRRVIEGLLTPIKDFVQTITYDNGKEFSYHADVSATLEAQGFFAHPYHSWERGLNENSNGLLRQYFPKGVSLASVTQDEIIAAMCRLNWRPRKCLGFKTPYEVFLEDANTQGLGVAL